One Narcine bancroftii isolate sNarBan1 chromosome 3, sNarBan1.hap1, whole genome shotgun sequence DNA window includes the following coding sequences:
- the atp5pd gene encoding ATP synthase subunit d, mitochondrial, translated as MSSRRVALKAVDWLAFGERVPPNQRAMFNALKTRSDALTSRLTSLPEKPLAIDWNYYRKMIEKPGMVDEFEKKYNALKIPEPIDTQVEKINAQEQEANESAQNYCQASKERISKYELELTKVKNMVPFDQMTIDDLNQAFPETKLDKEKYPYWPHKPINEL; from the exons ATGTCGAGCCGAAGAGTTGCATTGAAAGCTGTCGACTGGTTGGCATTTGGTGAGCGGGTCCCACCAAACCAAAGAGCCATGTTTAACGCGCTGAAGACTCGAAGTGACGCCCTAACTAGTAG ATTGACGTCACTTCctgaaaagcctctggccattgaCTGGAACTATTATAGGAAAATGATTGAAAAACCTGGAATGGTGGATGAGTTTGAAAAGAAG TACAATGCTTTAAAGATTCCAGAGCCCATTGACACACAAGTTGAGAAAATTAACGCTCAGGAACAAGAGGCC AATGAGAGCGCTCAGAACTATTGCCAGGCTTCAAAGGAGCGGATTTCCAAATATGAGTTGGAG CTCACAAAAGTCAAAAACATGGTTCCGTTTGACCAGATGACCATTGACGATCTGAACCAAGCTTTCCCTGAAACCAAACTGGACAAGGAGAAGTATCCCTATTGGCCTCACAAGCCCATCAATGAGCTGTAA
- the LOC138759239 gene encoding BTB/POZ domain-containing protein KCTD2-like — MAPRKRKYVGLPAPRTVSGNGGVMAERQSAGVASAAAGANSLGHSDKPVNKWVRLNVGGTYFISTKQTLCRDPKSFLCRLCQEDPDLDSDKDETGAYLIDRDPSYFGPILNYLRHGKLIINKDLAEEGVLEEAEFYNIALLVRLVKERIRDLENRTSQGPVKHVYRVLQCQEEELTQMVSTMSDGWKFEQLISIGSSYNYGSEDQAEFLCVVSRELNNSTNGIVIEPSEKAKILQERGSRM, encoded by the exons ATGGCGCCCCGGAAGCGGAAATACGTCGGCCTTCCGGCTCCGCGCACTGTTTCCGGAAATGGCGGCGTGATGGCGGAGCGGCAGAGTGCGGGAGTGGCGTCTGCAGCGGCGGGCGCCAACTCCCTCGGGCACAGCGACAAGCCCGTCAACAAGTGGGTGCGGCTGAACGTGGGCGGCACCTACTTCATCAGCACCAAACAGACCCTGTGCCGCGACCCCAAGTCCTTCCTGTGCCGCCTGTGCCAGGAGGACCCGGACCTGGACTCGGACAAG GATGAAACTGGTGCCTATCTCATCGACAGAGACCCAAGTTACTTTGGGCCAATCCTCAACTATCTTCGACATGGCAAACTGATCATTAACAAGGACTTGGCGGAGGAGG GGGTGCTGGAAGAGGCAGAGTTCTATAACATTGCCTTACTTGTCCGATTGGTGAAAGAACGTATTCGGGACTTGGAGAATAGGACTTCACAG GGTCCTGTGAAACACGTTTACCGTGTCCTACAGTGTCAGGAGGAGGAACTCACGCAGATGGTTTCTACAATGTCGGATGGATGGAAGTTTGAGCAG CTCATCAGCATCGGGTCCTCATACAACTATGGCAGTGAAGATCAGGCTGAATTTCTCTGCGTGGTCTCCAGGGAGTTGAATAACTCAACTAATGGAATTGTCATTGAGCCAAGTGAAAAAGCCAAG